GATTGTTGATGCCGAAAGCCAGTGGCTTCGAAGCGCCGCCGCCCGGATCCGCGTTCACCACCGTCACCTCCCGCGCCACCGGAGCCGCCTGCTCGGCAATCGTCATGTTCACCGTCATGCTGTCGGCGCGATGCACGACGATGCTGTTGACCGTGATGTTGGTTCCGGCATTCACGCTCGTCACGCCGCTGAGGAAGTTGGCGCCCTTGAATCCGAAATTTTGCTGCAGCAGGCGCACACCCACCGCCGGTGTGATCTTCGTTAAAACCGGCACGGGATTGTTGACCGCGAACGCCAGTTTTTCCGAGACGCCACCGCCGGGCGTGGGATTGATCACAAAAAAATCCCGCGGGCCGGTTGTGGCATTCGCAGCAATGGTGATTTTCGCGGTCAAGCTGTCCGGGCGATGCACCCTCACGCTGTTCACCGTGATGTTCGGCCCCGCCTCGAGGCTGGTGAGTCCGGCGACGAAATTTTTTCCTTTCAAGCCGACGTCGATCGTTTGTAAACGCGCTCCGAGGCTTGGAAAAATTTTCATCAATGCTGGCGCGGGAATTTCTTTGCCCACGCCGCTCAGCCTGATCACCAGCGGATTTTCATTCAGATCGTTGCAGGCGAGCGTAAGCGTGCCTGTTTGTGCGCCGAGTTGCAGTGGGCTGAATCGAACCATCAGCTCGCTGCTGTCCCCCGGCGCCAAATTCATCGTCGTCGGCGACAGCAAATCGAAGCGGCTGCTGGTGGAAGTGATTGAGCCGATGGCCAGGCTTGCAGCGCCGCGATTGTGCACGCGCAGCGTCAAAGTTTTGGAGGTTTTAACCAGCACCGAATCAAAGCGCAGTTCCAGCGGCTGCACCGAAATCTCCGGAAGTAAAGTTGAAGCGCCGCTGCCGCTGAGCGGAACTTTCGCGGGGTTGTTGGTGGCGTCGGTGCTGAAAATTCTCAACGTGTCGGCCTGCGCCCCGAGAAACGGCGCTTTGAATCGCACCGCGATCAGCTTGTAGGCATTGGGCGCGATCACGTGTTTGTTGCCGCCCAAAATGGAAAAGTGGGGATTGCCCAGCGTGATATTCGAAATCGCGAGATCCAACACCCCGGCGTTGGAAATTGCCAGAATCAAATCGCCGGTTTTGTTGACGCTGGTATTGCCGAAGCTCACCGCCGCCGGACTGACCTCGATCACCGGCCCCGGCGACACGCCCGCGCCGCTCGCCGGCAGGCGAATTGGCTCGAAACCGCTGGGAAAAATCGTCACCGTCGCCGTGTCTTTGCCCGCCGCGCCCGGCGTGTAACGCACGGTGATGACCGCCGTGTCAACACTCGCCAGGGTAAACGCTGTGGCGCTGGTGATACTAAATTTCGCATTCGTCGAAGAAATGTTTGTGATACTCACGCTGGTGTTGGCCTCGTTGTAAAGCTTGAAACTCAGCTCTTTGTTGTAACCGGCGTACACATTATTGAAATGCAAATCCGGCCGGCTGGTGTGCAGCAAATCGCGATTCGTCAAAATGATGATTTTGTTGTTGCGCGGATCCAACAATGCCAAATCCAGATCGCTGTCGCCGTCGGCGTCCGCGGCCACCAGGCTGAGAGACTCAAGCCCTCCCTTGTAAAAAACCGGTGCTTGCAAAGTCGCGTCGCCGTTGTTGAGCATCGCTGCGATCATTTGATTGGAAGTCTTGGCCGCCAAATCGACATCGCCGTCGCCGTCCAAATCCGCCGCAAAGATGTCGATCATGCCGTGGGTGTTCAGATCGGTGCGCGTCGGGAAGGTGCCGTCGTTTTTGTTTTTGAGAATGGAAACTTTGTCGCTGGCCGGCACCGTCGTCGCCAAATCGAGATCGCCGTCGCCGTCGAAATCCGCCGCCCACACCGAAGTCGGCGCGCCGGTGAGGCTGTAGTTCGCCGTGTTTTGAAAATTGCCCTGGCCGTCGTTCTTGAAAACAATGATCTGATTGCCGTCTTTGTTGGCCGCGGCCACATCCGCGTCGCCGTCGCCGTCCAAATCCGCCGCGAACAACGCCACCGGATTTTTTCCGGCGGAATAATCCGTCTTGCGTTGAAACGTCGCATTACCGTTGTTCTTCAAAATGGAGATCGAGCCGGCGGCGTTGGCCGTCGCTATATCAATGTCGCCGTCGTTGTCCAAATCTGCCGCGAACAGCGCCTGCGGCGTGCCGCCAGTTTCGAATTCACCGCCCGGCAGCAGCGCGCCGGAACCGTTATTTTTGAACACCACCACAACGTCCTTGCCTGCACTGCTCTTGCTCAAAACCGCCAAGTCGACGTCTTTGTCGCCGTCGAAATCCGCTGCGAAGATCGCGCCCGGCGTGTTTCCGCTGGGAAAATCCTGCCGTGGCTGCAATGTGCCGCCTACATTTTTTAAAATGGAAATCGATTTGCCGTCGCGATTGGCCACGGCAAAATCCATATCCCGGTCGCCGTCGAAATCCGCCGCAAACAGCGCGACCGGCGTGGAACCGATGCCGTAATCGGTGCTAATCGGAAATTTTCCGGAGGAGGGCGTGACGCGAATGGTGAAGTGCCAGGCGAATTTTTGCAGCGGCTGCCCGGCGCTGGTGAGAATATCGCCGGTCAGCGTCACCGCCACCATCTCGCCCGGGGCAAACGGCGCCTTCGGCGTGAGCGTGGCCCGGCGCAAGGCCTTGTCATACGTGATCGTGCCGTGATGCCAGCCGCTGTGCAGGCCCCACGCCAAAAACGTCGTGTCCTTGATCGTCGTCGCCAGCATCTCCTGATTGAACGTCACCGCGATGCTGGTGTTTGGCGCAACATTCTGCGCATTTTGCGCCGGCGAAACGCTGAGAATTTGTGCGAGCGAGGCCGTCGTGAACAGGAGAACGAGAACCAAAGAGATGGCGCGCCGTATCGCGCGCCGAGTCGGAGTCATCATGTCGCTACCCTGAGATTTGAACCATTCATCCAATTGCCCCGCTCTCGCAACCAGACGATTCTAGAAATTGCCCTTCGGTCATAATATACCGCCGCCGGGCGGTGAATGCGGGGCATGGTATTACTCTGGAAAAATTATTACGGCCGCGAAAATTTTTTAACCACCAAGACACGAAGCCACCAAGAACTCAATTAAACTTCGTGTCTTGGTGTCTTAGGGGTTCAATTTGGGTTATAACCCTACGGGCGCAGTCTTTCAGGCGTAGTCTTTCGATGCCCGGCAAAATGGTGAAATGAAAAAATAGCAAAAATTCTACTTGCTTCTGTCTTTGACGGGCTTTACATTATTGTCACCTACTGGGATTCTACAGCTTGTAAGGGACTTGAATGAAGGTGCCTCGCAAAAAATAAAAAATATCGTAAAGTGCAAGAAAGGAGTCTCGAATCATGATACTGGGTGATATGCTGATTTTGACTCAGAAGGGGTTACGGGTAAGCAATGATACGCTTGCGACCATAGGAATTTTCCCCAACACGCAAGTTCACATGCTTCCCTTTAGAACATTTGAATATCGTGAAACCGAACCTGGCTATTATTTTCCCATGGATTTATTAGTGACGCCGATACCACCACAACAATGGCCTTTTGTCATGAGATTTTTGCTAAGGCTGCGCAATCAGCCTGGCACTCTACAAAAAGCATCTAATTATTTCAACCAGCAGAAGATTAATATTCTATTTTCAGAAAGTTCAAGATCAGGTCATCATCATGTTGCACTCAATGTTTTGGCTGAGGCGAAGGAATTGGAAATAAAAGATCTCCAGACGATTTATGATCAACTTCTCGAATGGAAAGAGAATCGAAAACATCTGTTTCAATCACTCTATAAAAGCTGGTCTGATAAAAATGAGGCATTTCCTTCCGAGGATCCTAATTGGTGGATAGCTTTGAAATTTCAGTGTGACTATTTTGCCAAGCTTTCGGAAGAGGAAATAAAAATTGATGACGCAAAAAAAGATACCAAGAGGTTAAAGGATGAAGTTGAACAAAATTTGGAAAAGGTAGATCGTCGGAAATTGGATCAAGATGATGAACTGCTTCAAAGACGGGCCCAATATATTGGACAAGATTTAGCAATTTTGTCTTATGAGAATAAGTCCAACTGTTCCATTAAAGACTTGCTGGAGCTAACCATAAGTCGATCAAAGCCTGAGATTCGTTCTTTGAAAATGCAGTATGATCAAAGACAGATTTCAGCGGAAAAGCTGTATTATAAGGTTGAGGAAGTAATGGTTTTTCCCAAACTGTTACTTTCGATAATTATGACCTATAAAAGAATGCTATGCGAAAAATATAAAATTCTGCTCATTTGGGACTCTCTTCAAGAAGTTAGAAAAAATTTGAGTG
This genomic stretch from candidate division KSB1 bacterium harbors:
- a CDS encoding FG-GAP-like repeat-containing protein encodes the protein MMTPTRRAIRRAISLVLVLLFTTASLAQILSVSPAQNAQNVAPNTSIAVTFNQEMLATTIKDTTFLAWGLHSGWHHGTITYDKALRRATLTPKAPFAPGEMVAVTLTGDILTSAGQPLQKFAWHFTIRVTPSSGKFPISTDYGIGSTPVALFAADFDGDRDMDFAVANRDGKSISILKNVGGTLQPRQDFPSGNTPGAIFAADFDGDKDVDLAVLSKSSAGKDVVVVFKNNGSGALLPGGEFETGGTPQALFAADLDNDGDIDIATANAAGSISILKNNGNATFQRKTDYSAGKNPVALFAADLDGDGDADVAAANKDGNQIIVFKNDGQGNFQNTANYSLTGAPTSVWAADFDGDGDLDLATTVPASDKVSILKNKNDGTFPTRTDLNTHGMIDIFAADLDGDGDVDLAAKTSNQMIAAMLNNGDATLQAPVFYKGGLESLSLVAADADGDSDLDLALLDPRNNKIIILTNRDLLHTSRPDLHFNNVYAGYNKELSFKLYNEANTSVSITNISSTNAKFSITSATAFTLASVDTAVITVRYTPGAAGKDTATVTIFPSGFEPIRLPASGAGVSPGPVIEVSPAAVSFGNTSVNKTGDLILAISNAGVLDLAISNITLGNPHFSILGGNKHVIAPNAYKLIAVRFKAPFLGAQADTLRIFSTDATNNPAKVPLSGSGASTLLPEISVQPLELRFDSVLVKTSKTLTLRVHNRGAASLAIGSITSTSSRFDLLSPTTMNLAPGDSSELMVRFSPLQLGAQTGTLTLACNDLNENPLVIRLSGVGKEIPAPALMKIFPSLGARLQTIDVGLKGKNFVAGLTSLEAGPNITVNSVRVHRPDSLTAKITIAANATTGPRDFFVINPTPGGGVSEKLAFAVNNPVPVLTKITPAVGVRLLQQNFGFKGANFLSGVTSVNAGTNITVNSIVVHRADSMTVNMTIAEQAAPVAREVTVVNADPGGGASKPLAFGINNPAPKLTSLSPGKGERNQAVEVTFKGENFLSGVTTVNVGEGITVNAVTVASATSLTAKLTISPAAASGPRNFSVNNAGPGGGVSGAQSFAVNNPSPTLSKLTPNSGQLLQTLDVGFTGANFINGASSVNVGPGITVNRVTVHRTDSLTANITIGAEAIAGQRNFSVTNGAPGGGTSGNQSFAVNKPTPVLTGISPAVGYRLQTLTVIFRGTNFIEGITSVNFGPNIILNSLKVHRADSLSANITINSNAATGARHVSVSNGSGAVSESRVFTINNPAPNLARINPASGNRLQKLNVGFKGANFIAGVSAVNAGTNLIVNQVVVHRPDSLTANITIPAEASAGLREIFVTNDGGGASEKQTFTVTNPAPSLAGINPAKGSRLQTLAVGFKGANFFSGVTTVQVGSGVTVNRVTVHGLDSLTAEITIAANAEPGPRSFAVVNAGPGGGTSASAPFIVSNPAPTLAKINPVTGNRLQTLAVGFKGANFFSGSSSVVTGPNIIINSVTVHRADSLTANITIGPNAETGPRQFAISNGEGVISEPRVFTINNPAPALTSIEPASAFRKQRLNIVFTGSNFINKSTVVNAGSGIVIHSIIVNSSTNLIANITITADAERGPRNFSVTNIAPGGGTSAERLFIITNNEPSKPRMLSPANNQMIQLTRIPQPVKFIWSQSFDNDREDTVRYALHLKGPGLDTTFAAVTDTSVSLSIMPRLKVNSEYAWDLKVSDGVVTVTWPDRATFRTSSVVTSVQEGGNLIPSEYRLEQNYPNPLRASALANAAKYAETTISYQLPKETLVTLQIFDVLGREMITLVNAPQPPGYYHVTWNGKNSAGKLVPAGVYLYRLQAGDYARVMKMMVTR